From Curtobacterium sp. MCBA15_012:
TGCTGTCGTGCTGTTCGTTGCTGTCCGGAACTCCGTCCTGCAACGGGAAACAACAATAGCATGGCTTCGGCGTGCTCATGACCACTCGAGCACCGGACACGAACAGGAGCACCATGACGGAGCGTTTGGCCGCCGGCGACACGGCCCCCGACTTCACCCTTCCGGACCAGGACGGCGTGCAGCACGCACTCGCCGACCTGCGCGGCAGGAAGGTCATCGTGTACTTCTACCCGGCGGCATCCACCCCTGGTTGCACCACCGAGGCGTGCGACTTCCGCGACAACATGTCCTCGCTCCAGGCAGCCGGCTACGAGGTGCTCGGCGTCTCGAAGGACGAGCCCGCGAAGCTCAAGACCTTCCAGCACGAGCAGGCGCTGACCTTCCCCCTGCTGAGCGACCCCGAGCTGACCGTGCACCGGGCCTACGGGGCCTGGGGCGAGAAGAACAACTACGGCAAGATCGTCACCGGCACCATCCGGTCGACCATCGTCGTCGACGAGGAGGGCCGCGTGCAGCTCCCCCTCTACAACGTGAAGGCCACGGGCCACGTCGCCAGCCTGCGGAAGAAGCTCGGGTTGGTCTGACGGGTCACGGACCCGACACTCAGACGGACGGGAGGCGCGGTGCCAGCTGGCACCGCGCCTCCCGTCCGTCGGTCGTCACGAGCGCGACGCGGGTCGCGCTGGCGGGGTCAGTCGCCCTGGCCGTCGCGCGGCAGCAGCCATGCCGAGACCGCGCGGGACAGCACCAGGGTGAGGCCGAGGAGCGCCGGGATGAGGAGCAGCCACCCGACCCAGGCGACGCGGAAGACGCCCTGGAACGCGCCGATCGCGAGCGCGCCCTGCAGGACCTGCCAGACGACGATGCCGGCGCGCACCCACGGACGGCGGTTGCGGAGCCCGACGACCATCGCGCACAGCCAGGTCGTGGCGACGGCGGAGAGCACGGTGAGCGCGATCGCGGACGCGATGCTCGCGGCCGGTGCGGTCACGAGCTCGACGAGCAGGACGACGGTGGCCACGGCCAGCGCGAGGGCCTCGAGGCCGACCACGACGAGGAGCACGGTGACCGCGGGCGAACGCGGCGGGGTGGTGTCGGGCACAGCAATCCTCCAGATCGGACCCTTGATTTGGCCCTACCAGTATGGAACGATATTCGAGGTCGTTTGGACGGCACGATGTGGTGTGCGTCTCCCGCAGTTCGACGCTCCTCCCCCGAGCGTTCAGCGGGCGTCAGACTCGCTCCCAGCGGAAGCCTCCCCCACAGGTTCCCCCTCGTGCCTCGTGCATGCCCAGCGTTCCGATCCCCGAACTGCGTCCCCGGCCTGCCGTTCGAGCATCGACATCAAGGAGCACCACACATGGACTGGCGTGACCAGGCAGCCTGCCTCACCGCGGACCCCGAGCTCTTCTTCCCCGTTGGCAACACCGGACCCGCCGTCGATCAGATCGAGAAGGCCAAGTCGGTCTGCGCCCGGTGCACCGTCACCGAGATGTGCCTGCAGTACGCCCTCGAGAACAACCAGGACTCCGGTGTCTGGGGTGGTCTGAGCGAGGACGAGCGTCGCGCGCTCAAGCGTCGCGCCGCCCGCGCCCGCCGCGCCTCCTGACGCAGCGGCCGGACCACCGGCCCCGCGCACACGACGACGCCCGTCGCTCCCCCGGGAGCGGCGGGCGTCGTCGTGTGCGGTGGGGCGGGGCGGGGCGGGGCGGGGACGCAGTGTGGGGGCCGCCGGGCCGCCGAGCCGCTGGGTCGCCCCGGTGGGGCCGCTGGGTCGCCCCGGTGGGGTCTCGCACAATGGGAAGCAGCTCGCGCCACGGACTTCCGTGGTGCGAGCTGCTTCCTGTTGTGCGGCGTGCCGGCAGCTGGGGCGGCGCGGCGCGGCCGCGACGTGCCGACGCGCCGGCGTCCGGCTAGGCGCCGGCGGCCGTGAGCCAGCGGAACGGGATCGTGATCGTGACCTCGGTGCCGCTGCCGGTCAGCGTGTGCCAGTCGATCGTGCCGCCGAGCTCGCCCTGGATGAGCGTGCGGACGATCTGCGTGCCGAGCCCCGACCCGACCTTGCCCTCCGGCAGGCCGACACCGTTGTCGCGGACCTCGATGTCGAGGTGGTCGTCGGCGCGGTTCGCC
This genomic window contains:
- the bcp gene encoding thioredoxin-dependent thiol peroxidase, producing MTERLAAGDTAPDFTLPDQDGVQHALADLRGRKVIVYFYPAASTPGCTTEACDFRDNMSSLQAAGYEVLGVSKDEPAKLKTFQHEQALTFPLLSDPELTVHRAYGAWGEKNNYGKIVTGTIRSTIVVDEEGRVQLPLYNVKATGHVASLRKKLGLV
- a CDS encoding WhiB family transcriptional regulator — its product is MDWRDQAACLTADPELFFPVGNTGPAVDQIEKAKSVCARCTVTEMCLQYALENNQDSGVWGGLSEDERRALKRRAARARRAS